The Armatimonas rosea genome includes a window with the following:
- a CDS encoding PfkB family carbohydrate kinase: MSSPDVVVYGTVALDRFFPSGRELAGGEALNTASQLAGWGLSVALVGTTLGDDAEGRRLRELITAGGLERTYIPDHPAAVTPLCEITVAPDGERTMRGRGFAEALAPPVPVELLQNQPVVAVDPNLGEGAIAMARAALAAGCPLVAMDFFRPLDIVTKATILQCSPESLGRFGGPKGSPEEIVHALAAPTCILTEGAVGGLVKEAAGLWRYPAHPLLDILDTTGAGDAFRAGLCYGLVQCWPLKRTVAFASAAAACHCRRLGGSSQIPLEEIQALLSKNS, translated from the coding sequence GTGAGTTCACCAGACGTCGTTGTCTATGGCACGGTTGCGCTGGATCGTTTTTTCCCCAGTGGGCGTGAGCTTGCGGGGGGCGAGGCCCTCAACACCGCCTCTCAGCTGGCAGGCTGGGGGCTCTCGGTAGCGCTGGTCGGTACGACCCTTGGCGATGATGCTGAGGGGCGACGGCTCCGTGAGCTGATCACGGCAGGGGGCCTAGAGCGCACCTACATCCCCGATCACCCCGCGGCGGTCACTCCCCTCTGTGAGATTACCGTCGCCCCGGACGGAGAGCGCACGATGCGCGGGCGTGGCTTTGCTGAGGCGCTTGCCCCTCCCGTCCCTGTCGAGCTTCTCCAAAACCAGCCTGTGGTCGCAGTGGATCCCAACTTGGGCGAGGGCGCGATTGCCATGGCCCGTGCGGCGCTTGCGGCGGGCTGCCCCTTGGTCGCAATGGACTTCTTTCGGCCCTTAGATATTGTCACGAAAGCGACGATCCTTCAGTGTAGCCCGGAGTCCCTGGGACGCTTTGGGGGGCCAAAAGGAAGCCCTGAGGAGATCGTGCATGCCTTGGCTGCTCCCACCTGCATCCTCACGGAGGGAGCCGTGGGAGGGCTAGTCAAAGAAGCGGCGGGGCTCTGGCGCTACCCGGCCCATCCCCTTCTCGATATCCTCGATACCACGGGCGCGGGCGATGCCTTTCGCGCGGGGCTCTGCTATGGCCTGGTGCAATGCTGGCCTCTCAAGCGTACTGTCGCGTTTGCTAGCGCGGCTGCGGCATGCCACTGTCGGCGGCTGGGGGGAAGCTCTCAAATTCCCTTGGAGGAAATTCAGGCACTCTTGTCAAAAAACTCCTAA
- a CDS encoding prepilin-type N-terminal cleavage/methylation domain-containing protein, which yields MRRTFTLIELLVVIAIIAILAAILFPVFAQARAKARQVTALSNLRQIGTAVLMYLQDYDEAFPMTMDTQSGTPQTVSYWAIQNYHGAIDPYIKMGRGQQNKQNVWWDPSDPDRSVAAMWGSFTDNGFLTGTPRTLAGISAPAATVYATLRGDNWSQLVGVTPPVPLPTTDHPFWESEFFDMCLDPWDPTNNISSPYHWSKGKALPPCSLFPTAAPCGDWDLQIAKKRHNGLALFLYADGHAKAQPFERTWRTTDDSDWDLQ from the coding sequence ATGAGACGAACCTTTACACTGATAGAGCTCTTGGTGGTAATTGCGATTATCGCGATCTTGGCGGCGATCCTCTTCCCCGTCTTTGCCCAGGCACGTGCCAAGGCGCGACAAGTCACCGCCCTGAGCAACCTCAGGCAGATCGGCACAGCAGTGCTGATGTACCTCCAAGACTACGATGAGGCCTTTCCCATGACCATGGACACCCAGAGTGGGACTCCCCAGACGGTCTCCTACTGGGCGATCCAGAACTACCACGGCGCGATCGATCCCTATATCAAGATGGGGAGAGGCCAACAAAACAAACAAAATGTCTGGTGGGACCCCTCCGACCCGGATCGGAGTGTTGCCGCGATGTGGGGGAGCTTTACCGACAATGGGTTTCTCACGGGGACACCTCGGACTCTGGCAGGGATTAGCGCCCCCGCGGCCACGGTCTACGCAACCCTCCGCGGCGACAACTGGAGCCAGCTGGTGGGGGTTACACCACCGGTTCCCCTTCCCACGACCGACCATCCGTTCTGGGAGAGCGAGTTCTTCGACATGTGCCTCGATCCCTGGGACCCCACCAACAACATCAGCAGTCCCTACCACTGGAGCAAGGGTAAGGCGCTTCCTCCCTGCTCCCTCTTCCCGACGGCAGCCCCCTGTGGCGACTGGGACCTGCAGATTGCCAAGAAGCGCCACAACGGGCTGGCTCTGTTTCTCTATGCCGATGGCCACGCGAAGGCACAGCCCTTTGAGCGAACCTGGCGCACGACCGACGACTCCGATTGGGACCTACAATGA
- a CDS encoding metal-dependent transcriptional regulator: protein MVNFERERHLGKATGDMLKAIHALQSDVTLAPPSAIAERTGTSRAFVTKMLQSMDREGLVCYTPYKGVRLTPDGERLARELSRHHRLLERFLTDILGFTPDGAHDEAERLEHVISEEFEERLAAFLNHPTTCPHGSPIPEHEGETK, encoded by the coding sequence ATGGTTAACTTTGAACGCGAGAGACATCTAGGGAAGGCGACAGGCGATATGCTCAAGGCGATCCACGCCCTCCAGAGCGATGTCACGCTAGCTCCCCCCTCGGCGATTGCGGAGCGGACGGGGACATCGCGTGCCTTTGTGACCAAGATGCTCCAGAGCATGGATCGGGAAGGGCTGGTCTGCTACACCCCCTACAAAGGTGTCCGCCTTACTCCGGATGGCGAGCGCCTTGCCCGCGAGCTCTCCCGGCACCACCGGCTCTTGGAGCGCTTTCTGACCGATATTCTGGGCTTCACCCCCGATGGGGCCCACGATGAGGCCGAGCGCCTGGAGCACGTGATCTCCGAGGAGTTCGAGGAGCGTCTCGCGGCCTTCCTGAACCACCCGACTACCTGTCCCCATGGCTCCCCGATCCCAGAACACGAAGGAGAGACGAAATGA
- a CDS encoding AAA family ATPase: MDWVAEKEAALKEIGSELLSPLTTPTLVDAADKALVGGGIFISPKAPSIPPLVAEPTFLAVDLELEIGTTRRSQIIAFEETACAALERAGGFLYRSNAGVEEGIRAVFATPEAACQGAVMVQQALYHRQWQPDTKPLLGRIGIYRGGAERLPDGYLGEAPRMAVRLMQAAQAGQVLLPRALTTTTEFPATVLGTHRLRDLSSIEELCQLNPPDVPPCTLPPRTLRLRQHNLPLEPNPLLGRATELASIRAILNSGRRLLTLTGPGGIGKTRLALQVAAELVEQYPDGVWFVPLAEVAGEDQLVTAIADAMGLVIRDSRVNFVEALAHRRALLVLDNFESVLDCAPRVAQLLRDAPGVVCLVTSQALLSLSGEWRFEVANLTPEEACQLFMERAHQANTALLLTTEDQRSIQNICERLERMPLAIELAAVRVRLFSLPEIERRLDDALNLLVTRARDVPERQRTLRGALEWSYNLLDSTERQYFLRLSIFPGSFLPDAASLVCEEADILEWLCVLEDKSLIRRESNGRWRMLSLVRQFAQEYLSCLPLEENLAQKGLISYCSGIAQNAANNLDSPREGKTFDILEADFELIRLSVDLLCKDKSEYLVPLLLNLDYFLRRRRYLREIENWCQFALKNIDECDSVSRGKLCLALFAVLKDKDVEESFELINGVIDIALLISDESLYAEALSYKGILLVREKAFDEALILYRIAMGIYERNNDNVRCVRLLNSIAQAKIRLGRFDDAEKDINDAIDIGRRIGCTRDLIVSMNSRGFLCHESGDYEGSGIVSRELVDLCLEMNDILPMIASVANYFDVKLCNSTVDIEVFLLIAKISKDIGDVANYEHVRKIILTKYLVSEDAIPVCRHQYDLKDLKGLWQLINIVADGRFLVDGDEVSN; this comes from the coding sequence GTGGACTGGGTTGCAGAGAAGGAAGCGGCTCTCAAGGAGATTGGAAGTGAGCTCCTCTCTCCTTTGACTACCCCAACCCTGGTGGACGCTGCTGATAAAGCACTCGTAGGCGGCGGTATTTTTATCTCCCCAAAGGCTCCCTCGATCCCTCCCTTGGTTGCCGAGCCGACATTCCTGGCAGTGGATCTAGAGCTGGAGATAGGTACCACCCGACGGTCGCAGATCATTGCTTTTGAGGAGACAGCCTGTGCTGCGCTTGAGCGGGCAGGAGGCTTTCTGTATCGGAGTAACGCTGGTGTCGAAGAGGGAATTCGTGCCGTGTTTGCCACTCCCGAAGCGGCTTGCCAGGGGGCTGTCATGGTACAGCAAGCGCTGTATCATCGGCAGTGGCAGCCAGATACGAAGCCACTGCTGGGGCGTATTGGGATCTATCGTGGGGGCGCCGAGCGCCTGCCCGACGGCTACCTTGGCGAGGCACCACGTATGGCGGTCCGGCTCATGCAGGCAGCACAGGCGGGGCAGGTGCTCCTTCCACGTGCACTAACCACCACCACAGAATTCCCTGCCACGGTGTTGGGTACGCATCGCTTGCGAGATCTGTCGAGTATTGAGGAGCTCTGTCAGCTCAACCCACCTGATGTCCCTCCCTGCACCCTCCCCCCGCGTACCTTGCGTCTGCGGCAACATAACCTCCCTCTCGAACCCAATCCCCTCCTAGGGCGAGCCACAGAGCTGGCTTCCATACGGGCGATTCTGAACTCAGGGCGGCGGTTGCTGACCCTAACGGGGCCAGGGGGTATAGGGAAGACTCGCCTTGCGCTTCAGGTTGCCGCAGAGCTGGTGGAGCAGTACCCAGATGGTGTTTGGTTTGTTCCCCTAGCGGAGGTAGCGGGCGAGGACCAGCTGGTGACAGCAATCGCAGATGCGATGGGGCTCGTGATTCGTGATAGCCGGGTTAACTTCGTCGAGGCACTCGCTCACCGACGCGCCTTGCTTGTGCTAGACAACTTTGAGAGTGTTCTTGACTGTGCTCCTCGTGTCGCACAGCTCCTACGTGATGCCCCAGGTGTTGTTTGCCTTGTCACCTCGCAAGCCCTCCTCTCTCTAAGTGGCGAGTGGCGATTTGAGGTTGCTAACCTCACTCCTGAGGAAGCATGTCAGCTCTTTATGGAGCGCGCACATCAGGCCAACACCGCTCTGTTACTGACGACTGAGGACCAGAGGAGCATCCAAAATATCTGTGAACGCTTAGAAAGAATGCCTCTGGCGATTGAACTTGCCGCAGTCCGCGTCAGATTATTTTCTCTGCCTGAGATTGAGAGGCGTCTTGATGATGCCCTGAACTTGTTGGTCACACGAGCTCGCGACGTCCCAGAGCGGCAGCGGACTCTCCGTGGTGCGCTAGAGTGGTCCTACAATCTCTTGGACTCCACGGAACGTCAGTATTTTTTGCGTCTCTCTATTTTTCCCGGCAGTTTCCTTCCTGATGCTGCTAGCCTCGTCTGTGAGGAAGCTGATATCTTGGAGTGGCTCTGTGTCTTGGAAGACAAGTCTCTGATCCGTCGCGAGAGCAATGGTCGTTGGCGCATGCTCAGCCTCGTTCGCCAGTTTGCTCAAGAATATTTATCTTGCCTGCCTCTGGAAGAAAATCTTGCACAAAAGGGCTTAATTAGCTACTGTAGTGGTATCGCGCAGAATGCAGCAAATAATCTCGATTCACCGAGAGAAGGTAAAACCTTCGATATCCTAGAAGCTGATTTTGAACTAATTCGCCTTTCCGTGGACTTACTCTGCAAGGACAAATCTGAATATTTAGTTCCATTACTTCTGAATCTTGATTATTTTCTAAGGAGGCGTAGGTATTTACGGGAAATAGAAAATTGGTGTCAGTTTGCATTGAAGAATATTGATGAATGTGATTCTGTAAGTAGGGGGAAGTTATGCTTGGCATTATTTGCTGTTCTGAAGGATAAAGATGTTGAAGAATCATTTGAATTGATCAATGGTGTGATTGATATTGCTTTACTGATTTCAGATGAATCATTATATGCTGAGGCGTTAAGTTATAAGGGTATATTATTGGTTAGGGAAAAAGCTTTTGATGAGGCCTTAATATTGTATCGTATTGCTATGGGTATATATGAACGCAATAATGATAATGTTCGTTGTGTGCGGTTACTTAATAGTATTGCGCAAGCTAAAATACGATTGGGAAGATTTGATGATGCTGAGAAGGATATCAATGATGCGATTGATATAGGAAGAAGAATTGGATGCACAAGAGATTTGATCGTGTCTATGAATAGTCGTGGTTTTTTGTGCCATGAATCAGGAGATTATGAAGGATCAGGTATTGTGTCTCGTGAGTTGGTTGATCTATGTTTGGAAATGAATGATATTTTGCCAATGATTGCGTCAGTAGCGAATTATTTTGATGTGAAGTTATGTAATAGTACTGTAGATATTGAGGTATTTTTGTTGATTGCTAAAATTTCAAAAGATATTGGTGATGTGGCGAATTATGAGCACGTGCGTAAGATAATTTTAACTAAATATTTAGTTAGTGAAGATGCAATACCTGTATGTAGGCATCAATATGATTTGAAGGACTTAAAAGGCTTGTGGCAGCTGATTAATATTGTTGCAGATGGGAGATTTTTGGTTGACGGCGATGAAGTATCAAATTAG
- a CDS encoding response regulator transcription factor — MSQTVDALPILVVEDDPHILRQIEFNLKSHGYQVTTAVSGADALRQMLLQRPSLLITDIMMPEMDGYELVAALRRDEKLSDLPVIMLTARTSEDDMVHGYTSGTDLYLTKPFDPAELVAFVERILPS; from the coding sequence ATGTCACAGACCGTCGACGCGCTGCCGATTCTTGTTGTGGAAGACGATCCCCACATTCTTCGGCAGATTGAGTTCAACCTTAAGAGTCATGGCTACCAAGTCACCACCGCCGTATCGGGGGCGGATGCTCTGCGCCAGATGCTCCTCCAGCGCCCGAGCCTCCTGATCACCGATATCATGATGCCCGAGATGGATGGCTACGAGCTGGTCGCGGCCCTGCGCCGGGATGAGAAGCTCAGCGACCTTCCGGTCATCATGCTCACCGCACGCACGAGTGAGGACGACATGGTGCATGGCTACACCAGCGGCACCGATCTCTACCTCACCAAGCCCTTCGATCCTGCCGAGCTCGTCGCCTTTGTCGAGCGCATCTTACCAAGCTAA
- a CDS encoding response regulator — translation MTKRILAVDDEDSITRILQVNLERAGYTVDTAASGHEALTCLLQNDYDLLISDVMMPEMDGLELIEHIRQSPELVKLPVILLTARSSENDITRGYIKGTDLYLTKPFDPNELRVWVGRMLTSEKE, via the coding sequence ATGACCAAACGCATTCTGGCCGTTGACGACGAGGACAGTATCACTCGTATTCTCCAAGTGAACCTGGAGCGAGCGGGCTACACGGTCGATACTGCCGCCAGCGGACACGAGGCGCTCACCTGCCTTCTGCAAAACGACTACGACCTGCTGATCTCCGATGTGATGATGCCCGAGATGGACGGCCTTGAGCTTATCGAGCACATCCGCCAGAGCCCGGAGCTGGTCAAGCTGCCCGTGATCTTGCTCACGGCCCGCTCCAGCGAGAACGATATCACCCGCGGCTACATCAAGGGCACCGATCTCTACCTCACCAAGCCCTTTGATCCCAATGAGCTTCGGGTCTGGGTGGGGCGGATGCTGACTAGCGAGAAGGAGTAG
- a CDS encoding Nramp family divalent metal transporter: MSSPETTLPSLPEAFRSVAIPKTGTGWRRLLAFAGPGYLVSVGYMDPGNWGTDIAGGAKYGYQLLWVILASNLMAILLQTLCARLGLVTGKDLAQACRDYYKKPAAVALWLLCEVAIIACDLAEVIGSAVALNLLFGIPLLWGVLITGLDVLLLLGLMRFGFRKIEALVVTLVGTIALCFALQLFYAHPDWGGVARGLVTPQLPDKDALFIALGILGATVMPHNLYLHSSIVQTRAYEKTDSGLRDALRGATLDTVLSLGMAFFVNAAILVVAAAAFHSAGKLDVEGLEEAHVLLKPMLGGAAATAFAVALLASGQSSTITGTLAGQIVMEGFLNFRIAPWLRRLITRTLAIVPAMVLIAASGGKNTVDLLIFSQVVLSMQLSFAIFPLLAFTSDRRRMGEHANPLWLKLLGGIVCTLIAGLNIKYLIDSRGPVFVLGGAAAIAAFAAWVTWGYKEKNDLAKPPQA; the protein is encoded by the coding sequence ATGAGCTCTCCTGAGACAACCCTTCCTTCACTTCCCGAGGCCTTCCGCAGTGTGGCTATCCCCAAGACGGGCACGGGCTGGCGGCGCCTGCTGGCCTTTGCTGGACCCGGGTATCTGGTAAGCGTCGGCTACATGGACCCCGGAAACTGGGGCACCGATATCGCGGGGGGGGCAAAGTACGGCTACCAGCTGCTCTGGGTCATTCTTGCGAGCAACCTCATGGCGATCCTGCTCCAGACCCTCTGTGCCCGCTTGGGGCTTGTGACCGGCAAGGACCTCGCCCAGGCCTGCCGTGACTACTACAAAAAGCCCGCCGCGGTCGCGCTCTGGCTGCTCTGTGAGGTGGCGATTATCGCCTGTGACCTGGCGGAGGTGATCGGGAGCGCGGTGGCGCTGAACCTCCTCTTTGGTATCCCTCTTCTGTGGGGGGTACTCATCACGGGCCTCGATGTCTTGCTCCTGCTGGGACTGATGCGCTTTGGCTTCCGCAAGATCGAGGCGCTCGTGGTGACTCTTGTGGGAACCATTGCGCTGTGCTTCGCCCTCCAGCTGTTCTACGCTCACCCAGACTGGGGCGGTGTTGCGCGCGGCCTCGTCACCCCACAGCTCCCCGATAAAGACGCTCTCTTTATCGCCTTGGGGATTCTTGGTGCAACCGTCATGCCCCACAACCTCTACCTGCACTCGTCGATTGTCCAGACCCGTGCCTACGAAAAGACCGACTCCGGCCTGCGCGATGCACTCCGTGGGGCGACACTGGACACGGTGCTCTCGCTGGGCATGGCCTTCTTTGTCAACGCCGCGATCTTGGTGGTTGCCGCCGCCGCGTTTCATAGCGCAGGAAAGCTCGATGTAGAGGGACTGGAGGAGGCGCATGTCCTGCTCAAGCCCATGCTGGGAGGAGCCGCCGCCACGGCGTTTGCGGTCGCGCTGCTTGCCAGTGGACAGTCCTCGACCATTACAGGAACCCTGGCGGGGCAGATCGTGATGGAGGGCTTCCTCAACTTCCGAATCGCGCCCTGGCTCCGGCGGCTCATCACCCGCACACTGGCGATCGTCCCCGCGATGGTCTTGATCGCCGCCAGTGGAGGCAAGAACACGGTTGACCTGCTGATCTTCTCCCAGGTTGTGCTCTCGATGCAGCTCTCCTTTGCGATCTTCCCTCTTCTCGCCTTCACGTCGGATCGACGACGAATGGGGGAGCATGCCAACCCCCTCTGGCTCAAGCTACTGGGCGGCATCGTCTGCACCCTGATCGCCGGACTCAATATCAAGTACCTGATCGATAGCCGCGGTCCCGTCTTTGTCCTGGGAGGAGCCGCCGCGATTGCCGCCTTTGCCGCTTGGGTCACGTGGGGCTACAAAGAGAAAAACGATCTTGCAAAGCCTCCACAGGCATGA
- a CDS encoding sigma-70 family RNA polymerase sigma factor — MTSSVRDDYARMARGCESTLIATARRLVRDDDRVLDLVQEALVRGYEAFRAGKFVAGGKPCAWLARILTNHFINEWRREKKWGAGVTVEDVTAGGEIGPEATRTASADMLLLEATLEEPLEKALAELPDALRLTVILVDMQELSYQEAAERLSVPVGTIRSRLARARFQLAERLQVWGRERGLV; from the coding sequence ATGACATCTTCTGTACGTGACGACTATGCCCGTATGGCGCGTGGGTGTGAGTCGACTTTGATCGCCACCGCACGGCGCTTGGTGCGCGACGACGACCGGGTGCTGGACTTGGTGCAAGAGGCGCTTGTGCGTGGCTACGAGGCCTTTCGTGCAGGGAAGTTTGTGGCGGGGGGAAAGCCTTGTGCCTGGCTTGCTCGCATTCTGACCAATCACTTTATCAATGAGTGGCGTCGTGAGAAGAAATGGGGGGCGGGTGTCACGGTGGAGGATGTCACGGCAGGCGGGGAGATTGGCCCCGAGGCGACCCGAACCGCGAGCGCCGATATGCTTCTGCTCGAGGCCACGCTAGAAGAACCCCTCGAAAAAGCCCTCGCTGAGCTGCCCGATGCCCTCCGCCTGACCGTGATTCTCGTGGACATGCAGGAGCTGAGCTATCAAGAAGCGGCGGAGAGGCTCTCGGTGCCTGTGGGGACGATTCGCTCACGGCTGGCCCGGGCGCGCTTTCAGCTCGCCGAGCGCCTGCAGGTATGGGGGAGAGAGAGGGGCCTGGTATGA
- a CDS encoding alpha-galactosidase, with amino-acid sequence MLQERLRTSAFAVPAGLTLTRMWHGSTCRATLTNPTSAPITVPEVVLFDLAHGLAPSTPLYGEAFQMLSQLAGTLQAPTDVGHYPDRTHYKIPEPEGLRTGYGMLMLAPQNQERVLLGFASCKRFIGRFSFDTVRLRISLDTENRTIAPGEHWELEEFLALTGPDREALLDKLTGAISKHHPRLRHNPVPTGWCSWYCFGPEVTDKNIYDNLEWAARHLPSLRYIQIDDGYQPYMGDWLDTGKAFGGSVQTVLKAIAQKGFEPALWVAPFIAERESRLFAQHPDWFVKDETGAPLPSNKIGFGGWRRGPWYCLDGTHPAVQKHLEALFRTLHQDWGVTYFKLDANYWGAIHGGHHFDKNATRIEAYRRGMEAILRGAGKNSVILGCNHPIWPSLGLIHASRSSNDIERSWESFTKTGRENLYRGWQNGRFWWNDPDCLLLTGDLPESEFLFHATLLYATGGMLLSGDDLTQFPPERLAMLKKMLPATGVCARFADEGFTVGEIRLRGKTHWALFNGEDSPAQRTIPLPKPAHLTDIWSGEDLGTHSGSVTIELPPHSARLLESAD; translated from the coding sequence GTGCTGCAAGAGCGCCTCAGAACCAGCGCTTTTGCGGTTCCGGCCGGTCTGACCCTCACCCGCATGTGGCACGGAAGCACCTGTCGTGCCACGCTCACCAACCCCACCAGCGCCCCGATCACCGTCCCCGAAGTCGTGCTTTTTGACCTGGCGCATGGGCTCGCCCCCAGCACGCCTCTCTACGGCGAGGCATTCCAGATGCTCAGCCAGCTCGCGGGAACCCTTCAAGCCCCCACCGACGTGGGCCACTACCCGGACCGCACGCACTACAAAATCCCGGAGCCGGAGGGCCTACGCACGGGCTATGGGATGCTCATGCTCGCTCCGCAGAACCAAGAGCGTGTCTTGCTGGGCTTTGCATCCTGCAAGCGCTTTATCGGTCGCTTTAGCTTCGACACCGTCCGTCTGCGCATCTCGCTCGACACGGAAAACCGCACCATCGCGCCCGGTGAGCACTGGGAGCTAGAGGAGTTTCTCGCCCTCACCGGCCCCGATCGCGAGGCACTCCTAGACAAGCTCACGGGCGCAATCTCCAAGCACCACCCTCGCCTCCGCCACAATCCCGTCCCGACTGGCTGGTGCTCCTGGTACTGCTTCGGCCCCGAGGTCACCGACAAGAACATCTACGACAACCTGGAGTGGGCCGCGAGACACCTTCCGTCCCTGCGCTACATCCAGATCGACGATGGCTACCAGCCGTACATGGGCGACTGGCTCGACACCGGCAAGGCGTTTGGCGGCTCGGTGCAGACCGTGCTCAAGGCAATCGCGCAAAAGGGCTTCGAGCCCGCACTCTGGGTCGCCCCCTTTATCGCCGAGCGGGAGTCACGCCTCTTTGCCCAGCACCCGGACTGGTTTGTCAAAGACGAGACCGGCGCTCCCCTTCCCTCCAACAAGATCGGCTTTGGCGGCTGGCGCAGGGGGCCATGGTACTGCCTCGATGGCACCCACCCCGCGGTCCAGAAGCACCTCGAAGCACTCTTTCGCACGCTCCATCAAGACTGGGGCGTGACCTACTTCAAGCTCGATGCCAACTACTGGGGCGCGATCCACGGCGGCCACCACTTCGATAAAAACGCGACTCGTATCGAGGCCTACCGGCGCGGCATGGAGGCCATTCTCCGGGGCGCGGGCAAGAACAGCGTCATTCTCGGCTGCAACCACCCGATCTGGCCGTCGCTGGGCCTGATCCACGCCTCGCGGTCGTCGAACGATATCGAGCGCTCCTGGGAGTCGTTTACCAAGACAGGCCGAGAGAACCTCTACCGCGGCTGGCAGAACGGGCGCTTCTGGTGGAACGACCCGGACTGTTTGTTGCTCACCGGCGACCTCCCTGAGAGCGAGTTTCTCTTCCACGCCACCCTGCTCTACGCCACAGGCGGGATGCTGCTCTCCGGCGACGATCTCACCCAGTTCCCCCCCGAGCGCCTCGCGATGCTGAAGAAAATGCTCCCCGCCACGGGTGTCTGCGCCCGCTTCGCCGACGAGGGCTTCACGGTCGGAGAGATTCGCCTGCGCGGCAAGACCCACTGGGCACTCTTTAACGGGGAAGACTCACCGGCACA
- a CDS encoding class II glutamine amidotransferase has protein sequence MRHQASIGKVPPDNPPGHEDSWGVGWFDTSGQISLLRQVGSANTSAYFVFASEAASKGACVFLGHLRKASCGAVTSDNAHPVRIDPLEGKSGDSLLVIHNGTLKGELLNWVRSEGAAWGRSEARSDSDTVALAGWLASQIGSVSPEQRLTKLAGALRRLLVQAALEGDATRSYTAINLLIAAPEGLYALRQFSKNPDYYTLAARPLTEGGWVLASEPTDHEPGWEALTPGELVFYGTKDRTVQKEMVV, from the coding sequence TTGCGACACCAGGCAAGTATCGGTAAGGTCCCCCCTGACAACCCACCCGGCCATGAGGACTCCTGGGGAGTGGGCTGGTTTGACACATCGGGGCAGATCTCTCTCTTGCGCCAGGTAGGGTCCGCCAATACGTCTGCGTACTTTGTCTTCGCCTCAGAGGCCGCGTCCAAGGGGGCTTGTGTTTTTCTGGGCCACCTCAGGAAGGCATCGTGTGGCGCGGTGACCAGCGACAATGCTCATCCGGTTCGGATCGATCCGCTTGAGGGTAAGAGTGGCGATAGCCTCCTCGTGATCCACAACGGTACCCTCAAAGGGGAGCTCCTGAACTGGGTACGCTCGGAGGGGGCGGCTTGGGGCCGAAGCGAGGCACGCTCCGACTCGGATACCGTCGCCTTGGCGGGCTGGCTAGCCTCGCAGATTGGGAGTGTCTCCCCAGAGCAGCGGCTCACCAAGCTCGCAGGCGCACTCCGGCGCTTGCTCGTGCAGGCTGCTCTTGAGGGGGACGCGACCCGTAGCTACACCGCGATCAACCTCTTGATTGCAGCCCCTGAGGGACTCTATGCCCTGCGGCAGTTCTCTAAAAATCCCGATTATTACACCCTGGCAGCTCGCCCCCTTACCGAGGGGGGCTGGGTTCTTGCCTCTGAGCCGACGGACCATGAGCCGGGCTGGGAGGCACTAACCCCCGGCGAGCTGGTATTCTATGGGACAAAGGACCGCACGGTACAGAAAGAGATGGTGGTATGA
- a CDS encoding PspA/IM30 family protein: MWKRFLAVIRSWFGAGLDKLEDPGILLDDAKRQMQEMHARNRERAVVAITQKNNLQNQVDDLQKTVDNLQAKAEFALKRGDRELALQLLKEKQSYEQSLVSAKETLAQAIETSEQVKVAIKREEEQIRQKTAEALALKAKWKQAQIQSEMEKQLQGMGSWEDHNNVFNQAKSKINNKLNEAKAMNEIGQTNVESRLRQLEVTEADVVAQSELEALEAKLGLAAPIAQTTTAPTNEIEAELARLEQKVGGSGGTGS, encoded by the coding sequence ATGTGGAAGCGATTCCTTGCGGTAATCCGATCCTGGTTCGGAGCCGGTCTTGACAAGCTGGAGGATCCTGGGATCCTTTTGGATGACGCCAAGCGCCAGATGCAAGAGATGCACGCCCGAAACCGCGAGCGTGCTGTCGTTGCCATCACCCAGAAAAACAACCTCCAAAACCAGGTCGATGATCTTCAGAAGACCGTTGATAATCTTCAAGCCAAGGCGGAGTTCGCCCTTAAGCGTGGCGACCGTGAGCTTGCTCTTCAGCTCCTCAAGGAAAAACAGAGCTACGAGCAGAGCCTGGTGAGCGCCAAGGAGACCCTGGCACAGGCTATCGAGACCTCCGAGCAAGTCAAGGTCGCCATCAAGCGTGAGGAAGAGCAGATCCGCCAGAAGACGGCTGAGGCACTCGCCCTCAAGGCCAAGTGGAAGCAAGCTCAGATCCAGTCCGAGATGGAGAAGCAGCTCCAGGGCATGGGAAGCTGGGAAGACCACAACAATGTCTTCAACCAGGCCAAGAGCAAGATCAACAACAAGCTCAACGAAGCCAAGGCGATGAATGAGATCGGCCAGACCAATGTCGAGAGCCGTCTGCGCCAGCTTGAGGTCACTGAGGCGGATGTGGTTGCTCAGAGTGAGCTAGAGGCTCTGGAGGCCAAGCTAGGGCTTGCCGCGCCAATCGCCCAGACCACGACCGCTCCTACCAACGAGATCGAAGCCGAGCTCGCCCGACTGGAACAAAAAGTCGGCGGCAGTGGTGGCACAGGTAGCTAG